A window from Dermacentor albipictus isolate Rhodes 1998 colony chromosome 10, USDA_Dalb.pri_finalv2, whole genome shotgun sequence encodes these proteins:
- the LOC135915826 gene encoding uncharacterized protein isoform X1 produces the protein MTSFMMRHFKPYCWICLVSGLVIFQRLRATQQHQTNMIWKAFPLFYAFICFVLLILSTVFFFYQMTVAFLISVQVFTRWLYIVVFTVVGFKVLLNLLCIALQSRHLFDFFKESARYETSVNFVPPECCRQTKTTYFIRLMHCLAFVGNLCLSDYLLCGFLDYLEYSGTQGVVLKVSCIAGDFIFYVYQMVDFVVLRPCLEVLLLYIRQQHEVVRCMIDGGGSLVFVNRAMKVEEVRMNLCAIALLKTQLNGIWRWSITVSGGAVLFFACSCTYTAFVEGLSTLQSIICLLYSVLLALKVLDITGLSQEMVNELRSMRQTLQSAPTGQQNGAYFTQISYLRDTIKPKEMAVSGCGFFSLNLPLIVSLAGSAITYTVILVQTSESVKTTAK, from the exons ATGACATCCTTCATGATGCGACACTTCAAACCGTATTGCTGGATCTGCTTAGTTTCTGGACTTGTGATTTTCCAAAGACTTCGAGCAACACAACAACATCAGACGAACATGATTTGGAAAGCCTTCCCCCTATTTTACGCCTTCATCTGCTTTGTTCTACTTATATTGTCtactgtgttctttttttatcagATGACTGTAGCATTCTTGATCAGCGTTCAGGTTTTCACCAGGTGGCTCTACATTGTCGTTTTCACTGTCGTTGGTTTCAAAGTTCTGCTGAACCTTCTCTGCATTGCCCTCCAGTCGCGCCACCTCTTCGATTTCTTCAAAGAGTCGGCCAGGTACGAAACCTCGGTAAATTTTGTACCACCAGAGTGCTGCCGGCAAACGAAAACCACCTATTTCATACGACTTATGCATTGCCTTGCATTTGTAGGAAATTTGTGCCTTAGCGACTACCTCCTTTGTGGCTTCCTCGACTACCTCGAATATAGCGGGACCCAAGGCGTCGTCCTCAAGGTATCCTGCATCGCCGGTGACTTCATCTTCTACGTGTACCAAATGGTTGACTTCGTTGTTCTTAGACCGTGCCTAGAAGTGCTGCTGCTGTACATTCGGCAGCAGCACGAGGTTGTTCGCTGCATGATCGACGGCGGCGGCAGCTTGGTTTTCGTCAACCGAGCTATGAAAGTCGAAGAGGTTAGGATGAACCTTTGTGCTATAGCGCTGCTCAAGACGCAGCTGAACGGCATTTGGCGGTGGTCCATAACGGTCTCCGGTGGAGCCGTCCTGTTTTTTGCCTGTAGCTGCACTTATACGGCGTTCGTAGAGGGGCTTTCAACGCTTCAGTCTATAATCTGCCTACTCTACAGTGTTTTGTTGGCTCTGAAAGTTCTGGACATTACCGGATTGAGTCAGGAAATGGTCAACGAA TTGCGAAGCATGCGGCAAACTCTTCAGAGCGCTCCAACCGGCCAGCAAAACGGAGCATATTTTACTCAG ATAAGCTATCTGCGAGATACCATAAAGCCTAAGGAGATGGCTGTATCTGGATGTGGCTTCTTTTCGTTAAATCTGCCATTGATTGTTTCG